Sequence from the Maribellus comscasis genome:
ACCCGTAATCCGACAATGTTTTACACAACAGAGGTGTTCCTACAAAACCGGTGGTTAAATGTCCCATTTTCTTCACATCATCAGCTAAATACTGTGCGGCCCTGGAAATTAAATCTTCAGGTAACAAGTCAAAAGAAAGTGCCAGACAATATGCTGTTTGAGTATGCGAAACCAACCTCCCCGCAGGGGTTACAAACTCCTGAACAAATGCCTTTTTGATGTTTTCAGAAAGCTTTTGGTACTTTTTAGCTTCATCATCTTTCCCAACAATCGCTGCTATTTTAGCCAGCAATCCGCTGGAATATGAATAATAAGCCGTAGCAATTAAGTCTTTTTCGGTTGTTGCTCCGGGATAATCCGACCTTGTGGTTGCAAAAGCCAGCCAGTCGCCGTAATGTGTATCTCCTGTCCAAAGGTTATCATCACCGGCTCTGCTTCTCATGTATTCCACCCAGGCCTTCATACTTGGATACTGAACTTTCAAAACTCGCGTATCACCGTAAGACAGATAGGTCGTCCACGGTACAATTATCGCAGCATCTGCCCAGGCAGTTGAACCGCCGCCGCCATTTAATACATCCGGAATTACGTGAGGAACCACTCCGTTTTCTACCTGATCGGCAGCTAAATCCCGCAGCCATTTTGTATAAAAAGGTGCAACATCAAAATTAAATGCTGCGGTGGGGCTAAATACCTGCGCATCGCCTGTCCACCCGAGTCGTTCATTTCGTTGCGGACAGTCGGTTGGTACATCCAGAAAGTTTCCCTTTTGTCCCCATTGTATATTATGTTGTAATTGATTGATTAGCGAATCGGAACAGGAAAAAATCCCTGTTGGCTCCATATCAGAATAAATCACAACTCCGGTGATCTGATCCATTTCCGGCATTTTATCCACACCTTCTATTTGTACAAACCTAAATCCGTGAAATGTAAATTTTGGTTCATAAATTTCCACTCCGTCACCTTTCAAAATATAAGTATCGGTTGCTTTTGCCGACCTTAAATTTGCGGTATAAAAATTGCCTTCTTTATCTAAAACTTCAGCAAATTTCAGCGTAATTATATCACCTTTCTTTCCCTGAATTTTTAATCTTACCCAGCCAACCATATTCTGGCCCATATCAAAAACCATTTCTCCTTTTGGCGTGGTCAGGCTTTTAATTGGCTTTAATTCCTCAATTGCTTTAACAGGCTCTCCCTGAGGTGCAATTAAGATATCTTTTGAATGGTCGAGAATGGAAACATTTTGCCAGCTTCCGTCGTTAAAACCGCTGCTTGTCCATCCATCCATTTCCAAATTGGCGTCATAAGTCTCTCCATTATAAATATCTGATTCACGTATCGGCCCATCCGAAACCTTCCAGTTTTTATCTGTGGTAATGGTTTCGCTCGTTCCATCAGTATAATTTATTTTTAACTGAACCAACAAAGCAATCTGTTCGCCATAATAATTATGTTGCGTACTAAAACCAATATTTCCCCTATACCAGCCGTCGCCAACAACTGCACCAATTGCATTCTTTTGCTGAATCATATCGGTTACATCGTAGGTTTGGTATTGCAAACGTTTATTATAACTGGTCCATCCCGGAGTAAAAAGTTCATCACCTACTTTTTCTCCGTTTATAAAAAGTTCGTAAATTCCCAATGATGTAGCGTAAATCCTGGCTGAACTTACTTTTTTACCGGAGGAAAATTCACTTCTGTAATAATGAGCAGGTTTTGATCCCTCTTTTTGGGGCTCATTTTTCATAGTAATCCATGAAGCAGCCCACAAATCCGGGCTAAGGATTCCCATTTCCCACGATGCTGGTTCGCTCCATTTTGTTGCTTTGTCATTGTTATCCCAAACGCGCACCTGCCAGTAAACACCTTGCATTGATTCCAGCGCCGGCCCTTCGTATAATACATTTACTGATTGGTCGCTGCTTACTTTACCGGTACTCCAAACCAGCTTACTTTTTTTATTCAAATCCGAAGGTGTTTCGGCAACACGGATTTCATAGGCAGTCTGCATCAGATTTTCCTGATCCGTTACAATCTGCCAACTTAACCTTGGTACTTTGACATCAATCCCTATTGGATTGGTATGGTATTCACAAACTAATTTTTCGACTTGCGTTTTTGCATTTACTGACAAAGAAAATCCCCAAAAAACTGCCAGCAAAAAAAAGATTTTCCCGTATTGTTTTATTTGATCCATTTTATTTTGATTTAGTTGTTTTTCTATTCCATAAAAAACACTTCCTCCAATTTAACCGAAACCGGTGAGTTGTCGGGATTGGTTTTCATGATATCGGCCATAAAAGCCCACCATTTTTTTACAATTTCAGTCTCTCCCAAATTTTGAGAGCCTCCCTCTCCGCTTACTTTTTGAAAAGCAAACAAAGTATTGGTATCCTCATCCAAAAAAATTGAATATTCGCTTATGCCAGCTTCTTTTAACAGCTGTTTCAGTTCAGGCCAAATCTCATCGTGGCGTTTTTTGTATTCCACTTTCTGACCTTCATTCAAAATCATCTTAAAAGCTACACGTTTCATTACCCAAGTGCATTTAATTCAGGATATAACCATTTAGCAATACCAATAACAATTACCGAGAGCAAAATTGCACCTATTCCGATTAATATCGTATTATACGTCTTCTTTGAGACGCCCTTCCATTCCTTACGATAAAAACCCCACATGTTTGCAGTCAGAATAATGGTAGCCATGTGAAGCGTCCACGAACTGGCACCATTGCCGATTTTAGTTTCGCCCATTCCGTAGAAAAAGAATTGCAAAAACCATGTAGTTCCAGCCAATGCGCAAAACAGATAGTTTCTCAATAAAGGAGTTTTTTTATCGGTGAAATCGCTACCGGTTTTATTTCGGAGAATGAGAGCAGTTGTCCATATAAAATTAGTAGTCAGTCCACCCCAGAGGATAACGAAAAAGATAATATTATTTTCGAAGAGATATTTAAAACTTCCTCCTTCCTGTGTCAGAAACGGATAGCTCTGTTCCACTGCCAACGACCTCGCTACAACAGACATTTCTTTGCCCGCATCTATTCCAAAACTAAAAAAAGCGCTTAAAACTCCCGAAACAATCGCAATCATCAATCCCTTTGACAGGCTGAATTCACTGTTAACACCTTCCTTAACATTTCCGAGGTCTTTGTCTTTTTGAATCCCAGCCCGGCCACTCAAAATAATTCCGGCCAACAATATCAGAATTCCAAGAATAACAATTCGCCCTCCTGTACTGCCAAACAGCTCAGAAAAAGCGATTCCGTCGGGAATAATTTCCGCTACCCCCGGGATATTACGTAAAACAGGTAATCCCAGAGAACCAACAACCGAGGTAATACCCAGCAGCACTGAATTTCCCAGAGACATGCCAAGATACCGTATCGCAAGCCCGTATGTCAGACCTCCGATTCCCCATAACAAACCCATAATATAAGTATTACGAATTACGCTGCTGCTGGTGGCATGTAAAATTCCCTGCCAGTCGGGGATTGTCAAAACAACAGCCAAAAATGGCATAATAAGCCAAGAAAAAATCCCACCGGTAATCCAATAAATTTCCCAGCGCCATTTTTTTACCCAGTTGTATGGCATATACCAGCTTCCGGAAGCGCCGCCACCCAGTGAGTGGAATAAAATTCCAAGAATAACATTCATAAAAGTTTGAATTTATCAGTTTATATTAAGTTTTATTTTTTTGATATTCGGTTGAAAAATATCAATAACCAAAAATAGTTTTATAAACACACCAAAACAATATTTAATTTGGCATATAATTTATACTTTTTGGCACACTTTTTTCTAAACTTTGTTGTTTTGCTTTTTTTGAATATCGATTTTTGCTAAAATGAAAAATAACTTTAAATATCTAACCACCGGTACTGAAGATATTAACTGGGGGGTCTACATCAATGTTGCCGGTACTTCCTCTGTTAAACCAAATGAAGTTTATCCCTCGCTTAACCATCCGTCAGGTTATTACTTTAATTGGGATGAAGGAAGGATTTTGAATGAATATCAAATCAACTATATTACAAATGGGGAAGGAATTCTTGAAAACAGATATGGTACCTACACCGTAAAGCAAGGAAACCTTTTTGTCATCTTTCCAAACGAATGGCACCGCTACCGCCCTCTGCAAAAAACCGGATGGGAAGAAAATTTTATTGGATTTGGCGGAGAAATAGCAGAAAAATTTATGGCGCACCCACTGTTTTCTCCAAAACAACCGGTAATTCGCACCGGGATAAGGGAAGAAATAATTGACAGCTATCTAAAAATTTTTGATTTTACTGACAAAGAACAGCCGGGATATCAACTTATTGCTTCCGGAATGATCATAAAATTAATGGGGTACATTATTTCTTTTGAAAAACAAAAAGGATTTTCAGGAAAGCGAATTGCAAAAGTAATCGAAGAGGTGCGCTTTTTAATGCGTCAAAACGTCTCAGAAGAATATAATCTTGAAGAACTTGCCCAGCAACATAATGTTGGGTACTCTTATTTTCGAA
This genomic interval carries:
- the rhaM gene encoding L-rhamnose mutarotase; the encoded protein is MKRVAFKMILNEGQKVEYKKRHDEIWPELKQLLKEAGISEYSIFLDEDTNTLFAFQKVSGEGGSQNLGETEIVKKWWAFMADIMKTNPDNSPVSVKLEEVFFME
- a CDS encoding glycoside hydrolase family 78 protein, producing the protein MDQIKQYGKIFFLLAVFWGFSLSVNAKTQVEKLVCEYHTNPIGIDVKVPRLSWQIVTDQENLMQTAYEIRVAETPSDLNKKSKLVWSTGKVSSDQSVNVLYEGPALESMQGVYWQVRVWDNNDKATKWSEPASWEMGILSPDLWAASWITMKNEPQKEGSKPAHYYRSEFSSGKKVSSARIYATSLGIYELFINGEKVGDELFTPGWTSYNKRLQYQTYDVTDMIQQKNAIGAVVGDGWYRGNIGFSTQHNYYGEQIALLVQLKINYTDGTSETITTDKNWKVSDGPIRESDIYNGETYDANLEMDGWTSSGFNDGSWQNVSILDHSKDILIAPQGEPVKAIEELKPIKSLTTPKGEMVFDMGQNMVGWVRLKIQGKKGDIITLKFAEVLDKEGNFYTANLRSAKATDTYILKGDGVEIYEPKFTFHGFRFVQIEGVDKMPEMDQITGVVIYSDMEPTGIFSCSDSLINQLQHNIQWGQKGNFLDVPTDCPQRNERLGWTGDAQVFSPTAAFNFDVAPFYTKWLRDLAADQVENGVVPHVIPDVLNGGGGSTAWADAAIIVPWTTYLSYGDTRVLKVQYPSMKAWVEYMRSRAGDDNLWTGDTHYGDWLAFATTRSDYPGATTEKDLIATAYYSYSSGLLAKIAAIVGKDDEAKKYQKLSENIKKAFVQEFVTPAGRLVSHTQTAYCLALSFDLLPEDLISRAAQYLADDVKKMGHLTTGFVGTPLLCKTLSDYGFADLAFMLLNRKAYPSWLYPVTQGATTIWERWDGQKPDGTFQSVGMNSFNHYAYGAIGEWLYTYVSGLNIDAQSPGYKHFTLAPHPGGGLTNAQVQYKSLYGKIESGWEIEGNTMVYKVVIPANTSATVVLPGASLDNVTLNTQPLKATDKKAEQVEKGVSLTLGSGTYQFSYAL
- a CDS encoding L-rhamnose/proton symporter RhaT, with the protein product MNVILGILFHSLGGGASGSWYMPYNWVKKWRWEIYWITGGIFSWLIMPFLAVVLTIPDWQGILHATSSSVIRNTYIMGLLWGIGGLTYGLAIRYLGMSLGNSVLLGITSVVGSLGLPVLRNIPGVAEIIPDGIAFSELFGSTGGRIVILGILILLAGIILSGRAGIQKDKDLGNVKEGVNSEFSLSKGLMIAIVSGVLSAFFSFGIDAGKEMSVVARSLAVEQSYPFLTQEGGSFKYLFENNIIFFVILWGGLTTNFIWTTALILRNKTGSDFTDKKTPLLRNYLFCALAGTTWFLQFFFYGMGETKIGNGASSWTLHMATIILTANMWGFYRKEWKGVSKKTYNTILIGIGAILLSVIVIGIAKWLYPELNALG
- a CDS encoding AraC family transcriptional regulator, with the protein product MKNNFKYLTTGTEDINWGVYINVAGTSSVKPNEVYPSLNHPSGYYFNWDEGRILNEYQINYITNGEGILENRYGTYTVKQGNLFVIFPNEWHRYRPLQKTGWEENFIGFGGEIAEKFMAHPLFSPKQPVIRTGIREEIIDSYLKIFDFTDKEQPGYQLIASGMIIKLMGYIISFEKQKGFSGKRIAKVIEEVRFLMRQNVSEEYNLEELAQQHNVGYSYFRKMFKKYTSMSPGQYHLQLKLMRAKEMLISTDKSIKEISNELGFQSIYYFSNLFKKKEGLNPTQYQKKNILENKTELPLP